Proteins encoded together in one Streptomyces sp. NBC_01216 window:
- a CDS encoding phosphatase PAP2 family protein codes for MGESTVKRLEGQEAATPSPTEADGGSGRPHPRVPRRPRIWFEILLIAISYWTYSLVRNAVPEQKAQALRNADWIWDLERSLGLAVEQTVNHAVNSVTWLIVSMNYYYATLHFVVTIGVLVWLYRWQPGRYAASRTVLFATTGVALVGYYLYPLAPPRLMNSQSFIDTVLVHHTWGSMASGNLKHVSNQYAAMPSMHIGWSLWCGLTLFALASAPWARILGLLYPVATLVVIVATANHFWMDAVGGMICLAFGFAVSYFWYGALPQRLPKLVEPARPVARGGPATVSPAHRAADAAGTGPAGPTGPAGSTDHKVGSGR; via the coding sequence ATGGGTGAATCGACCGTGAAGCGTTTGGAAGGCCAGGAGGCCGCCACCCCGTCACCCACCGAGGCCGACGGCGGATCCGGGCGCCCGCACCCGCGCGTGCCCCGGCGTCCGCGCATCTGGTTCGAGATCCTGCTCATCGCGATCAGTTACTGGACGTACTCGCTCGTCCGCAACGCGGTACCGGAACAGAAGGCCCAGGCCCTCAGGAACGCCGACTGGATCTGGGACCTCGAGCGGTCCCTCGGCCTCGCCGTGGAGCAGACCGTCAACCACGCCGTGAACTCGGTGACCTGGCTGATCGTGTCGATGAACTACTACTACGCCACCCTGCACTTCGTCGTGACGATCGGTGTGCTGGTGTGGCTGTACCGATGGCAGCCGGGCCGTTACGCCGCGTCCCGCACGGTGCTGTTCGCGACCACGGGTGTGGCCCTGGTCGGTTACTACCTGTACCCGCTCGCGCCGCCCCGGTTGATGAACAGCCAGAGCTTCATCGACACGGTGCTGGTGCACCACACCTGGGGCTCGATGGCCTCGGGCAACCTCAAGCACGTGTCGAACCAGTACGCGGCGATGCCCTCGATGCACATAGGCTGGTCGCTCTGGTGCGGTCTGACCCTCTTCGCCCTGGCGTCGGCGCCCTGGGCGCGCATCCTCGGTCTGCTCTACCCGGTCGCGACCCTGGTCGTGATCGTCGCCACCGCCAACCACTTCTGGATGGACGCGGTGGGCGGAATGATCTGTCTGGCCTTCGGCTTCGCCGTCTCCTACTTCTGGTACGGGGCACTGCCGCAGCGGCTGCCGAAACTGGTGGAGCCGGCCCGGCCGGTGGCCCGGGGCGGCCCGGCCACCGTGTCGCCCGCGCACCGTGCCGCGGACGCGGCCGGCACCGGTCCGGCCGGACCCACCGGTCCGGCGGGCTCCACGGACCACAAGGTCGGCTCCGGCAGGTGA
- a CDS encoding LacI family DNA-binding transcriptional regulator, translated as MTARLADIAAQAGVSEATVSRVLNGKPGVAAATRESVLAALDILGYERPVRLRQRSAGLVGLITPELDNPIFPALAQVIGQALTRQGYTPVLATQTPGGSTEDELTDMLVERGVSGIIFVSGLHADTTADMTRYDRLRGKGVPYVLLNGFSPKVQAPFVSPDDRAAMQLAVTHLAALGHTRIGLAVGPKRFVPVLRKIEGFQIGMRDRLGLDAEQSAELIQHSLYTLEGGQAAAGALISRGCTAVACASDMMALGAIRAARQQGLRVPADVSVVGFDDSPLIAFTDPPLTTIRQPVQAMGQAAVRALLEEVGGTPAPHSEFVFMPELVVRGSTASAPTPRNP; from the coding sequence ATGACCGCGCGGCTTGCCGACATCGCAGCCCAGGCGGGGGTCAGTGAAGCCACAGTCAGCCGCGTGCTCAACGGCAAGCCCGGTGTGGCCGCGGCCACCCGTGAATCCGTGCTCGCCGCACTCGACATCCTCGGATACGAGCGTCCGGTCCGGCTGCGCCAGCGCAGCGCCGGGCTCGTCGGGCTGATAACCCCCGAACTGGACAACCCCATCTTTCCCGCTCTCGCGCAGGTCATCGGACAGGCCCTGACGCGCCAGGGCTACACCCCGGTCCTCGCCACCCAGACCCCCGGGGGTTCCACCGAGGACGAGCTCACCGACATGCTCGTCGAGCGTGGGGTGTCCGGCATCATCTTCGTCTCCGGTCTGCACGCCGACACGACGGCCGACATGACCCGGTACGACCGGCTGCGCGGCAAGGGCGTCCCGTACGTCCTCCTCAACGGCTTCTCGCCGAAGGTGCAGGCGCCCTTCGTCTCACCGGACGACCGGGCCGCGATGCAGCTGGCGGTCACCCACCTCGCCGCCCTCGGGCACACCCGGATCGGGCTCGCGGTCGGGCCGAAGCGGTTCGTGCCCGTGCTGCGCAAGATCGAGGGCTTCCAGATCGGCATGCGGGACCGGCTCGGGCTCGACGCGGAGCAGTCGGCGGAGCTGATCCAACACTCCCTCTACACCCTGGAAGGCGGGCAGGCCGCGGCCGGCGCGCTGATCTCCCGGGGCTGCACGGCCGTCGCCTGTGCCAGCGACATGATGGCGCTCGGCGCGATCCGGGCGGCCCGACAGCAGGGGCTGCGGGTGCCGGCGGACGTCTCGGTGGTGGGTTTCGACGACTCCCCGCTCATAGCGTTCACCGATCCGCCGCTGACCACGATCCGCCAGCCCGTGCAGGCCATGGGGCAGGCCGCCGTGCGGGCCCTGCTGGAGGAGGTCGGGGGTACCCCCGCTCCGCACAGCGAGTTCGTGTTCATGCCCGAGCTGGTGGTCCGCGGTTCGACCGCCTCCGCCCCGACCCCGAGAAATCCCTGA
- a CDS encoding glycoside hydrolase family 13 protein, which translates to MAHELTSPSLPPVASPCGGHPQWWRDAVIYQVYVRSFADSDGDGIGDLRGARERLPHLARLGADAVWLTPFYASPQADGGYDVADYRAVDPVFGDLADADDLVRTAHGLGLKVIVDIVPNHTSERHPWFEAARAGVGRDRYVFRPGRGPDGGLPPNDWESVFGGPAWTRVADGSWYLHLFAPEQPDLNWENAQVRAEFESVFRFWLDLGVDGFRIDVAHGMVKAPGLPDIGHGRQASLIGIQRLPFFDQDGVHAIHRGWRRLLESYGPDRIGVAEAWAPTPERLARYVRPDELHQAFNFQFLNCPWETAALRKVAEDSLRATAAVGAPTTWVLSNHDVVRHPTRYGQGDPAAGLRRARAAALMTLALPGSVYLYQGEELGLPEVTDLPDELRQDPAFLRGEGQDGLRDGCRVPLPWTAEGPSYGFGPAGSWLPQPPEWGGLSVAAQTGDPASTLELYRAALRLRREHPALGAGDAVEWLDAPEGVLAFRRNSADGSGGSVLVTLNTTDGLVELPLQGSVLLGSTTAVPGGTTTEAPGPPAVPVTGEPADRGATAGPALPSPAREPVPGGVRGPGTETVRVPADSCVWWAI; encoded by the coding sequence ATGGCCCACGAGCTCACCTCACCTTCGCTGCCGCCCGTTGCAAGTCCTTGCGGCGGTCACCCTCAATGGTGGCGGGACGCGGTGATCTACCAGGTGTACGTCCGCTCCTTCGCGGACAGCGACGGCGACGGGATCGGCGACCTGCGCGGAGCGCGGGAGCGGCTCCCGCACCTGGCCCGGCTCGGCGCGGACGCGGTGTGGCTGACGCCCTTCTACGCCTCCCCGCAGGCCGACGGCGGCTACGACGTGGCCGACTACCGCGCGGTCGACCCCGTCTTCGGCGACCTGGCGGACGCCGACGACCTGGTGCGCACGGCGCACGGACTCGGCCTGAAGGTGATCGTCGACATCGTCCCCAACCACACCTCCGAGCGGCACCCCTGGTTCGAGGCGGCGCGGGCCGGCGTGGGCCGGGACCGGTACGTCTTCCGCCCGGGACGCGGCCCGGACGGCGGGCTGCCCCCCAACGACTGGGAGTCGGTGTTCGGAGGTCCCGCCTGGACGCGGGTGGCGGACGGCTCCTGGTACCTGCACCTGTTCGCGCCCGAGCAGCCGGACCTGAACTGGGAGAACGCGCAGGTGCGGGCGGAGTTCGAGTCCGTGTTCCGATTCTGGCTGGATCTGGGGGTGGACGGATTCCGGATCGACGTCGCCCACGGCATGGTCAAGGCTCCCGGTCTGCCCGACATCGGCCACGGCCGCCAGGCGAGCCTCATCGGGATCCAGCGCCTGCCGTTCTTCGACCAGGACGGGGTACACGCGATCCACCGCGGCTGGCGTCGGCTGCTGGAGTCCTACGGCCCCGATCGCATCGGGGTGGCGGAGGCGTGGGCGCCGACGCCGGAGCGGCTCGCCCGCTACGTCCGTCCCGACGAGCTGCACCAGGCATTCAACTTCCAGTTCCTGAACTGCCCCTGGGAGACCGCGGCGCTACGGAAGGTCGCCGAGGACTCACTGCGGGCGACGGCCGCCGTGGGGGCTCCGACGACCTGGGTGCTCTCCAACCACGACGTCGTCCGGCACCCGACGCGCTACGGGCAGGGCGACCCGGCCGCGGGTCTGCGGCGGGCCCGGGCGGCGGCCCTGATGACACTGGCACTGCCGGGCTCGGTCTACCTGTACCAGGGCGAGGAGCTGGGGCTGCCCGAGGTCACCGACCTCCCGGACGAACTGCGACAGGACCCGGCCTTCCTGCGCGGCGAGGGACAGGACGGGCTGCGCGACGGCTGCCGGGTCCCGCTGCCGTGGACCGCCGAAGGGCCGTCGTACGGCTTCGGCCCGGCGGGCTCCTGGCTGCCCCAGCCTCCGGAGTGGGGCGGCCTGAGCGTGGCGGCGCAGACCGGCGACCCGGCCTCCACCCTGGAGCTGTACCGCGCGGCGCTCCGGCTGCGCCGGGAGCACCCGGCGCTGGGCGCGGGGGACGCGGTGGAGTGGCTGGACGCCCCCGAGGGGGTGCTGGCCTTCCGCCGGAACTCCGCGGACGGCTCCGGCGGCTCCGTGCTCGTCACGCTCAACACCACGGACGGCCTGGTGGAGCTGCCCCTCCAGGGCTCCGTCCTGCTCGGCAGCACGACGGCCGTGCCCGGCGGCACCACGACGGAGGCACCCGGTCCGCCGGCCGTGCCGGTGACCGGGGAGCCCGCGGACCGGGGCGCCACCGCCGGGCCCGCGCTTCCCTCACCCGCCCGGGAACCCGTGCCCGGGGGCGTCCGCGGGCCCGGCACGGAGACGGTCCGGGTTCCCGCCGACTCCTGCGTCTGGTGGGCAATCTGA
- a CDS encoding extracellular solute-binding protein, with amino-acid sequence MRRGIAATALIAALGVTLAACGSDGGTDDGGSKSSGELSGTVTWWDTSTVGSEDKVFKKIAEDFTKEHPKVTVKYVNVPFGDAQNKFKNAAQSGSGAPDVIRSEVAWTPDFANLGYLAPLDGTPALKDEKDFLKQAAASTKYDGKTYAVPQVIDSMGIFYNKKIFKEAGVEVPTTVDELKSVSATIKEKTGKTGLYLRGDDAYWFLSFLYGEGGDLVDAEKKTITVDNPAGVKALKTVKDLVDSKAAITDATNGWDNMQAAFKDGKVAMMINGPWAVSDTYTGKEFADKANLGIAPVPAGSAGQGAPQGGHNLAVYAGSKNLDASYAFTEYMTSAETQAKIATELSLLPTRESVYGNAQVAGNDMIGFFKPVVDKAVERPWIPETGSLFAPLVTEYTKVLTGQTSPESGAKATGDAYRKLLKDWK; translated from the coding sequence ATGCGGCGTGGCATAGCGGCCACCGCGCTGATCGCGGCCCTGGGCGTCACCCTGGCGGCGTGCGGCAGCGACGGCGGCACCGACGACGGCGGCTCGAAGAGCTCGGGCGAGCTCTCCGGCACCGTGACCTGGTGGGACACCTCCACGGTCGGCAGTGAGGACAAGGTCTTCAAGAAGATCGCGGAGGACTTCACCAAGGAGCACCCGAAGGTCACTGTCAAGTATGTGAACGTGCCGTTCGGCGACGCGCAGAACAAGTTCAAGAACGCCGCCCAGTCCGGCTCCGGCGCCCCCGACGTCATCCGTTCCGAGGTCGCCTGGACCCCGGACTTCGCGAACCTGGGCTACCTCGCTCCCCTCGACGGCACCCCGGCCCTGAAGGACGAGAAGGACTTCCTCAAGCAGGCCGCCGCCTCCACCAAGTACGACGGCAAGACCTACGCCGTGCCGCAGGTCATCGACTCCATGGGCATCTTCTACAACAAGAAGATCTTCAAGGAGGCCGGCGTCGAGGTCCCCACGACCGTCGACGAGCTCAAGAGCGTCTCCGCCACGATCAAGGAGAAGACCGGCAAGACCGGTCTCTACCTGCGCGGTGACGACGCCTACTGGTTCCTCTCCTTCCTGTACGGCGAGGGCGGCGACCTGGTCGACGCCGAGAAGAAGACGATCACCGTCGACAACCCGGCCGGCGTCAAGGCCCTGAAGACCGTCAAGGACCTGGTCGACTCCAAGGCGGCGATCACCGACGCCACCAACGGCTGGGACAACATGCAGGCCGCCTTCAAGGACGGCAAGGTCGCGATGATGATCAACGGCCCGTGGGCCGTCAGCGACACCTACACCGGCAAGGAGTTCGCCGACAAGGCGAATCTCGGCATCGCGCCGGTGCCCGCCGGTTCGGCGGGCCAGGGCGCCCCGCAGGGCGGCCACAACCTCGCCGTCTACGCGGGCTCCAAGAACCTGGACGCCTCGTACGCCTTCACCGAGTACATGACGTCCGCCGAGACCCAGGCCAAGATCGCCACCGAGCTCAGCCTGCTGCCGACCCGCGAGTCCGTCTACGGCAACGCCCAGGTCGCGGGCAACGACATGATCGGCTTCTTCAAGCCGGTCGTCGACAAGGCCGTCGAGCGCCCCTGGATCCCGGAGACCGGCAGCCTCTTCGCCCCGCTGGTGACCGAGTACACCAAGGTCCTCACCGGCCAGACCAGCCCGGAGTCCGGAGCCAAGGCGACCGGTGACGCCTACCGCAAGCTCCTGAAGGACTGGAAGTAA
- a CDS encoding carbohydrate ABC transporter permease, translating to MAVDTSSQSVAKAAGDDVARGRSRGTGTSRRKTRGSLSTHWYAWAMIAPVTVVIAVIIGYPLIRGVYLSLTDANERNVARSIGVNHIPATYEFVGLDNYADALSGNQFLGTLGWTLVWTVSCVSVTFALGLALANVLNRRIAGRSLYRMLLILPWAVPGFVSVFAWRFLYDERRGILNEVLAGGGIDAVPWLNDPTWAKFSVIAVNVWLGVPFMMVALLGGLQSIPGELYEAAEMDGASAWQRFRHITMPGLRSVSTTVILLSTIWTFNMFPVIFLLTRGGPGEATQILVTQAYKFSFEISPRDFAQSSTWGVLILVLLMAFAAVYRRVLRKQGEVW from the coding sequence ATGGCTGTGGACACCAGCAGCCAGTCGGTGGCGAAGGCCGCGGGCGACGACGTCGCCCGCGGCCGGAGTCGCGGTACTGGCACCTCCCGGCGCAAGACCCGGGGCTCCCTCTCCACCCACTGGTACGCCTGGGCGATGATCGCCCCGGTGACCGTGGTGATCGCCGTGATCATCGGGTACCCGCTGATCCGCGGCGTCTACCTGTCGCTCACCGACGCCAACGAGCGCAACGTCGCGCGGAGCATCGGCGTCAACCACATCCCCGCGACCTACGAGTTCGTCGGCCTGGACAACTACGCCGACGCGCTCTCCGGCAACCAGTTCCTCGGCACGCTGGGCTGGACGCTGGTGTGGACGGTGTCCTGCGTCTCGGTGACCTTCGCCCTCGGCCTGGCCCTCGCCAACGTCCTCAACCGCAGGATCGCGGGCCGCTCCCTCTACCGGATGCTGCTGATCCTGCCCTGGGCCGTGCCCGGATTCGTCTCCGTCTTCGCCTGGCGCTTCCTCTACGACGAGCGCCGCGGCATCCTCAACGAGGTCCTGGCCGGCGGCGGCATCGACGCGGTGCCCTGGCTCAACGACCCCACCTGGGCGAAGTTCTCGGTCATCGCCGTCAACGTCTGGCTCGGCGTCCCCTTCATGATGGTCGCCCTCCTCGGCGGACTCCAGTCCATCCCCGGCGAGCTGTACGAGGCAGCCGAGATGGACGGTGCGAGCGCCTGGCAGCGCTTCCGGCACATCACGATGCCCGGACTGCGCTCGGTGTCCACCACCGTGATCCTGCTGAGCACCATCTGGACCTTCAACATGTTCCCGGTGATCTTCCTGCTCACCCGGGGCGGGCCCGGCGAGGCCACCCAGATCCTCGTCACCCAGGCGTACAAGTTCTCCTTCGAGATCAGCCCGCGGGACTTCGCCCAGTCCTCCACCTGGGGCGTCCTGATCCTGGTCCTCCTGATGGCCTTCGCCGCGGTCTACCGGCGAGTCCTCCGTAAGCAGGGAGAAGTCTGGTGA
- a CDS encoding sugar ABC transporter permease, translating into MVTTADTTAASHRAPRRAGRSPAPSPAPRRGGRSPLASIGLHATLVAASVIAVFPVLWVFLTSIKPAKYATTTDFFKESTFENYTNLLSDTPFLTWFGNSLLVAALTTLLGVFISSTTGYAISRFRFPGKRGLMWTLLITQMFPVAVLIVPIYNIMSSMGLLNQPLGLVVTYLTIAVPFCAWMMKGFFDTIPREIDESGQVDGLTPFGTFWRLILPLAKPGIAVTAFYSFITAWGEVAYASAFMVGDENLTLAGGLQKFVNQYGAQWGPMSAASVLIAVPAALVFLVAQRHLVTGMSAGAVKG; encoded by the coding sequence CTGGTGACCACCGCAGACACCACCGCCGCCTCGCACCGGGCCCCCCGCCGCGCCGGGCGGTCACCCGCCCCGAGCCCGGCCCCCCGCCGCGGCGGGCGTTCGCCGCTCGCCTCGATCGGGCTGCACGCCACGCTCGTCGCGGCCTCCGTGATCGCCGTCTTCCCGGTGCTGTGGGTCTTCCTGACCTCCATCAAGCCGGCCAAGTACGCGACCACGACCGACTTCTTCAAGGAGTCGACGTTCGAGAACTACACGAACCTGCTGAGCGACACCCCGTTCCTCACCTGGTTCGGCAACTCGCTTCTCGTGGCCGCCCTGACCACCCTGCTGGGCGTGTTCATCTCCTCGACGACCGGCTACGCCATCAGCCGCTTCCGGTTCCCCGGCAAGCGCGGCCTGATGTGGACGCTGCTGATCACCCAGATGTTCCCGGTCGCGGTCCTCATCGTGCCGATCTACAACATCATGTCGTCCATGGGCCTGCTCAATCAGCCCCTCGGCCTGGTCGTCACCTACCTGACCATCGCCGTGCCCTTCTGCGCATGGATGATGAAGGGCTTCTTCGACACCATCCCGCGCGAGATCGACGAGTCGGGCCAGGTCGACGGACTCACCCCGTTCGGCACGTTCTGGCGGCTGATCCTGCCGCTCGCCAAGCCGGGCATCGCGGTGACCGCGTTCTACTCCTTCATCACCGCCTGGGGCGAGGTCGCCTACGCCTCCGCGTTCATGGTCGGGGACGAGAACCTCACCCTCGCCGGCGGCCTGCAGAAGTTCGTCAACCAGTACGGCGCCCAGTGGGGCCCGATGTCCGCGGCCTCCGTGCTCATCGCCGTCCCCGCGGCGCTCGTGTTCCTCGTCGCCCAGCGCCACCTGGTGACCGGCATGTCCGCCGGCGCCGTCAAGGGCTGA
- a CDS encoding glycoside hydrolase family 13 protein → MTQHLTAPAAAPTTGTHAGWWRDAVIYQVYPRSFADGNGDGMGDLEGIRSRLPYLKDLGVDAVWLSPFYASPQADAGYDVADYRAIDPMFGSLLDADAVIREAHELGLRIIVDLVPNHSSDQHEWFQRALREGAGSPLRERYHFRPGKGVEGELPPNDWESIFGGPAWTRTREPDGTPGEWYLHLFAPEQPDFNWEHPAVRDEFRSILRFWLDMGVDGFRVDVAHGLVKAKGLPDIGAHDQLKLLGNDVMPFFDQEGVHEIYRSWRAVLSEYSSAPSAGGIDGERVLVAEAWTPTVERTAHYVRPDEMHQAFNFQYLGTHWDAAELRRVIDDSLAAMRPVGAPTTWVLSNHDVTRHATRFANPPGLGTQLREPGDRELGLRRARAATLLMLALPGSAYVYQGEELGLPDVTDLPDEVRQDPSFFRATGQDGFRDGCRVPLPWTVEGSSYGFGAGGSWLPQPDSWGGLSVEAQAGDPGSTLELYRSALALRRERSGLGAGEDVEWMEAPEGVLSFRRDGFVCTANTTGRAISVPLPGRFLLSNEPVSHGEGVVELPADTTVWWAV, encoded by the coding sequence ATGACCCAGCACCTCACCGCCCCCGCCGCCGCACCGACCACCGGCACGCACGCGGGCTGGTGGCGCGACGCGGTGATCTACCAGGTCTATCCGCGCAGCTTCGCCGACGGAAACGGCGACGGCATGGGCGACCTGGAGGGCATCCGCAGCCGGCTGCCCTACCTGAAGGATCTCGGCGTCGACGCCGTCTGGCTCAGCCCCTTCTACGCCTCCCCGCAGGCCGACGCCGGCTACGACGTCGCCGACTACCGGGCCATCGACCCCATGTTCGGCAGCCTGCTCGACGCCGACGCGGTCATCCGCGAGGCGCACGAGCTCGGACTGCGGATCATCGTCGACCTGGTGCCCAACCACTCCTCCGACCAGCACGAGTGGTTCCAGCGCGCGCTGCGCGAAGGCGCCGGCTCGCCGCTGCGCGAGCGCTACCACTTCCGGCCGGGCAAGGGAGTCGAGGGCGAACTCCCGCCCAACGACTGGGAGTCCATCTTCGGCGGCCCTGCCTGGACACGGACCCGGGAGCCGGACGGCACCCCGGGCGAGTGGTACCTGCACCTCTTCGCGCCGGAGCAGCCCGACTTCAACTGGGAACACCCCGCCGTCCGCGACGAGTTCCGGTCGATCCTGCGCTTCTGGCTCGACATGGGTGTGGACGGCTTCCGGGTCGACGTCGCCCACGGACTGGTCAAGGCCAAGGGTCTGCCCGACATCGGCGCGCACGACCAGCTGAAGCTCCTCGGCAACGACGTCATGCCCTTCTTCGACCAGGAGGGCGTCCACGAGATCTACCGCTCCTGGCGCGCGGTCCTGTCCGAGTACTCCTCCGCGCCCTCGGCCGGGGGGATCGACGGCGAGCGGGTCCTGGTCGCCGAGGCGTGGACCCCCACCGTGGAACGCACCGCCCACTACGTGCGTCCCGACGAGATGCACCAGGCATTCAACTTCCAGTACCTGGGCACCCACTGGGACGCCGCGGAGCTGCGCCGGGTGATCGACGACTCGCTCGCGGCGATGCGTCCGGTCGGCGCCCCGACCACCTGGGTGCTCTCCAACCACGACGTGACCCGGCACGCCACCCGCTTCGCCAACCCGCCCGGTCTCGGCACCCAGCTCCGCGAGCCGGGTGACCGGGAACTCGGCCTGCGGCGGGCCCGTGCCGCCACGCTGCTGATGCTGGCGCTTCCCGGCTCCGCGTACGTGTACCAGGGGGAGGAACTCGGCCTGCCGGACGTCACCGACCTGCCCGACGAGGTCCGTCAGGACCCGTCGTTCTTCCGGGCCACCGGCCAGGACGGCTTCCGCGACGGCTGCCGGGTGCCGCTGCCGTGGACCGTCGAGGGCTCCTCCTACGGATTCGGCGCGGGCGGCAGCTGGCTGCCACAGCCCGATTCCTGGGGCGGGCTCAGTGTCGAGGCCCAGGCCGGCGATCCCGGCTCCACCCTGGAGCTGTACCGGAGCGCGCTGGCCCTGCGCCGTGAGCGATCAGGACTCGGTGCGGGCGAGGACGTCGAGTGGATGGAGGCACCCGAGGGGGTGCTCTCCTTCCGCCGCGACGGCTTCGTCTGCACCGCCAACACCACCGGCCGGGCCATCTCCGTCCCGCTGCCCGGCCGGTTCCTCCTCTCCAACGAGCCGGTCTCCCACGGGGAAGGCGTCGTGGAGCTGCCCGCCGACACCACCGTCTGGTGGGCGGTGTGA
- a CDS encoding LacI family DNA-binding transcriptional regulator, with protein MGGVTIPLPRGAGNGAPRLADIAAQSGVSEATVSRVLNGKPGVAGATRHRVLAALDVLGYERPVRLKRRSAGLIGLLVPELTNPIFPAFAQVVEQVLAGHGYTPVLCTRMPGGATEDELVEQLVERGVSGIVFLSGLHADATADPDRYIRLAARGVPFVLINGFNEAVDATFVSPDDRAAARMAVRHLVELGHERIGLAIGPTRYVPSRRKAEGFAAELHLALGIGKEEAERFVRPTLFGVEGGHAAADILLDQGCTGVVCGSDLMALGVIRAVRARGLDVPADVSVVGFDDSPLIAFTDPPLTTVRQPVQAMATAAVGALLEEIEGNPVQRTEFVFQPELVVRGSTAQPPARPALQLLA; from the coding sequence GTGGGCGGTGTGACGATCCCCCTGCCGCGGGGCGCCGGAAACGGCGCCCCGCGGCTCGCGGACATCGCGGCGCAGTCCGGCGTCAGCGAGGCCACGGTCAGCCGGGTGCTCAACGGCAAACCCGGTGTGGCCGGTGCGACCCGGCACCGGGTGCTCGCCGCGCTCGACGTGCTCGGATACGAACGTCCGGTGCGGCTGAAACGGCGCAGCGCGGGCCTGATCGGCCTGTTGGTGCCCGAGTTGACCAACCCGATCTTCCCCGCGTTCGCCCAGGTCGTCGAACAGGTCCTGGCCGGACACGGCTACACTCCGGTGCTCTGCACCCGGATGCCCGGCGGTGCCACCGAGGACGAGCTGGTCGAACAGCTGGTGGAGCGCGGGGTCAGCGGCATCGTCTTCCTCTCCGGGCTGCACGCGGACGCCACGGCCGACCCGGACCGCTACATCCGGCTGGCCGCGCGCGGGGTCCCGTTCGTGCTCATCAACGGCTTCAACGAGGCCGTCGACGCCACCTTCGTCTCGCCCGACGACCGGGCGGCGGCGCGGATGGCGGTGCGCCACCTGGTCGAGTTGGGGCACGAGCGGATCGGTCTGGCCATCGGCCCGACCCGCTACGTCCCCTCGCGCCGCAAGGCCGAGGGCTTCGCGGCCGAGCTGCACCTCGCGCTCGGGATCGGGAAGGAGGAGGCCGAACGCTTCGTGCGTCCGACGCTGTTCGGCGTCGAGGGGGGTCACGCGGCGGCCGACATCCTGCTCGACCAGGGCTGCACCGGTGTCGTCTGCGGCTCCGACCTGATGGCGCTCGGCGTGATCCGGGCGGTGCGCGCCCGGGGGCTGGACGTGCCCGCCGACGTGTCGGTGGTCGGATTCGACGACTCCCCGCTGATCGCCTTCACCGACCCGCCGCTCACGACGGTGCGCCAGCCGGTCCAGGCGATGGCGACGGCCGCCGTCGGCGCGCTCCTGGAGGAGATCGAGGGGAACCCCGTGCAGCGCACGGAGTTCGTCTTCCAGCCGGAGCTGGTGGTGCGGGGCTCCACGGCCCAGCCGCCGGCCCGTCCGGCCCTGCAACTCCTTGCGTAA